The DNA region CGGTATTGTTCACCTCGCGACCCATGCGGAATTCCAGAGTGGCACACCCGATAATTCTTATATTCAGTTTGCCGATGAACGTTTGACCCTCGACAAAATGGATCAACTCAATTGGCGCAATCCACCTGTCGAACTTTTGGTATTAAGTGCTTGTCGGACAGCTCTTGGTGATGAAGAAGCAGAATTGGGGTTTGCGGGCTTGGCATTGCAGTCTGGTGTTAGAGCGGTGATCGCCTCGCTATGGTACGTCAGTGATGCCGCGTCAGTAACCTTGATGAGTGAGTTTTACCAAGCCCTTAGTCAGGAGACAACAAAAATCTCTGCCCTCAGACAAGCTCAACTGGCAATGATTCACAAAGAATATGAGCAGCCGAGCCCAGAACTTGCTCAGCTAACACGCAGCGCCTTTAAGCGAGAATCCGGAGAAATTGATTTTTCTCATCCTTACTACTGGGCGGCCTACAGCCTAATCGGTAACCCTTGGTAACTGTTCCACCATCGACAGGCCAATAATTGCAGATCATTGAGGACTGTTACGTTTGCGTAAGAGAGTGCGGATGTTCACCTTAAACTAGCTAGAAGTCATTTTTATTTTCCGCTTTTAGCAATAATTTAGTACCTATGTTCCCTTCAATGCGTCCCCGCCGTTTGCGCCAAACTGATTCTCTCCGCCGGATGGTACGAGAGGCAAATTTAACGGCGAATGACATGATTTACCCCGTTTTTGTAATGGAAGGGGAAAACACCAAGCAGGAAATTACCTCCATGCCCGGCAGCTTTCGCTATACCTTGGATCTGCTGTTGGAAGAACTCAAAGAGGTGTCTGAGCTGGGCATCCCGGCGATCGCCCTGTTCCCCTTGGTAGCGGAAGATCTAAAGGACAACGCTGGTACCGAAAGCTACAACCCCAATGGATTGGTTCCGCGCGCGGTTAAAGCAATAAAGGCTGCCTTTCCCGATTTGACGGTCATCACTGATATTGCATTGGATCCCTACAGCAACCAAGGTCATGATGGCATCGTTGAAAACGGCGAAATCCTGAATGATGAAACCGTTGCCATATTGGTGAAGCAAGCCCTCTCCCATGCCGAAGCTGGTGCTGATATCGTTGCTCCTTCCGACATGATGGATGGTCGTATCGGCGCTATCCGCCAGGGATTGGACGCCGCAGGCTGGACTAATGTTGGTATCTTGGCTTATTCCGCTAAGTACGCCTCCGCATACTATGGCCCTTTCCGGGATGCGTTGGACTCTGCTCCTAAGTTTGGTGACAAAAAGACTTATCAAATGGACCCTGCCAACTCCGGCGAAGCCATTAAAGAAGTTGAGCTGGACATCATGGAAGGTGCAGATATCGTCATGGTGAAACCCGCCCTCTCCTATATGGACATCATTTATCGTGTTAAGGAAATTAGTAGTCTTCCCGTCGCGGTATACAACGTTTCCGGTGAGTATGCCATGGTGAAAGCTGCAGCGCTTAACGGTTGGATTGACGAGAAGAAGGTGGTTCTCGAAACGCTCACAAGCTTTAAGCGGGCTGGTGCAGATTTGATTTTGACCTATCACGCGAAGGATGCTGTTCGTTGGCTCGCTGAATAAATTCAAGATCTGCCGCGAATAATTAATTTGCAAATATTGGGACGTTTTCAATGGGTGAGAACGTCCTTTTCTACGGGTTCTATTGAGTTTGTGATTCTTCTGTTGTATTGCTCGCTGATCCGTCTAAAGCCTTGTGTGCCATAACGAGCCACCGATCTTGATCGGGTTGGGTTGGATCCGCTAAATCGCGACATTTCTCCCACGCAGCGATCGCCTCTTCTTCTCGCTCCTCAACTTGATAATTTTGCGCTTGTAGACAATAAGCGGGAGCTTTATCTGGCTTGAGTGAGGAGGCAATTTGGAGATAATTATCGGCTTGGTTGTTGAGTCCTTGCTTGTATCTTGCCCAACCGAGATTCTTTGAAAGGCTATATTGCAGACTTTGCTGCTGCTCTTCGTTTTCAGCAGTTTGATCAAGATTATCTAAACCTTGTCTGAGTAAGACCACGGCATTGGAATAGTCTTCATCGAGGATCAGCAATCTCGCCAGATTATTTTGGGCAAAGGCAACACTGCTATCGGCACTCTTCGGATCTGCTTTAACTGCAATTTCGTATTGAGCTTTTGCGGCATCAGTTTTGCGGAGATCTTCGTACAGATTTCCCAAATTGTAATGGGCATCTGTGTTGTCCTCATCAAGGGCGATCGCCCGTTTAAAGTTCTGCTCAGCAGTGGAAATATCACCGGATTCCTCAGCACGGTAACCAAGGTAATTGTAGAGTTTCGAAATTTGGGGGAGACTTGTCCAAAATCCGAAAATGACCAGTAATAAAGCCCAAGTGGAAATCGTCGTTGCTTCCTCGCGCCACTGGGATTTAATCCCTAACTTCGTAAACAGACCCCGCAGGCTATCTTGTCCCACATCGGTCAGGTCACCACGTGCTTTGACTAACGTCAGCAAACTCGGAAAAATAATTGCGCCAGCCCCACCAAATCCCAAGCCACCACTCACAAATTTACTGGTGATATCGGTCAGCAGCGCCAGGTTGACCGTCCACCCTACCAGCGTGCTGCTGCGCCACACCCAGTCATATTGATCTTGTTCGTGTGGCTTGAGGAAATTTTCTGGGAACCACCACCATGAGTCTACTGGTGGATTTAGGCTGTCGCGGATTGGTTTTAAATCAATGGTTTCACAGATAAGGTTGGCCTGTTGTTTGAGATCATGGTCGAGGTGAGAGAGTTGGTCTTGGTAGCCGACAGAAATGGGTGGCGAATCTTTTAGCTCATAACAAAGGCGATCGCGAGAGTAGAGAGTTTCTAGAAGGCTCTGTAGATCTGGTTGCTCTGAGAATAGGTTTAGGGCGTGTTGGTAGTTGTAGATTGCTTCGCCAATATTGGATGCACCCATGATTTTTGTCTGAATTCTCGTCGCAATAAAGTGTTTCCACTCTAGCAAGAGATCAAGGTTCGGCAATGGCTTCAATGCTCACATTGTCGTAGAGTTTCGTCTTTTGGCTGGAGCCGTATTTAGAGATGCTTTGTTTAAACTGCGGATCTATTCATCATTCTCCCTCTGCGCAATGTTTCTGACTCTCTTGGAAACGCGCTTTAGCGGGGCGATCATCCTTTTGTCAGAAAAACGCAACTATTGGGGTTGACAGTGAAAAATCAGTTTTGTATTATTTTATACAGAAAGCATAAATAAGTCGTTCATCTCTCTGCTTCTAAACCACTAGGTTTTTATGAGAGACGGAAGTAAGGATTTATCCCCAAGGAACGCACCTCATTCACTCTACGCTTATATTTTGAGGAGCTAATATCATGACACTCTCTTACAGAGGCATTCGTTTCAACCAAGGTTCTACTGTTGTGGAATCCACTGAAGGTCAGACTATCGGTAAATACCGTGGTTCTGAACTCCATGCCCAAGAGCCAAAGCAAAAAATCACTGTTGTTCAGCACACCAACCTTAAATATCGTGGTGCTAGCTACTAGGTTCTAGGTAACGAAAATAAGTTTTCAATGAATATTGAATCCCTTAAAGGAAAGTGATTATCGCTTTCCTTTTTTGTTGTGTGGAAAAAACCAGGCGATCGCCACCGTTAACTTCATGCATTTGTGGAAGGCGATCGCCCCTAAGCGATTAAGTCTTGTAGCTTTGTGATTACAGGTGGCAGACTCCGATGAACTGTTTGCCAGACGACGCGGAGACTCACCTGAAAATATTCGTGAGCCATCACGTTACGCATATCACCCATTATTCGCCAAGGAATACTCGCGTCCCGCATCTTAATTTCATCGGGAATGTTATTCGATGCTTCCCCAATAATCACGAAATTGTAGAACACTGATTGCACAACCATTTTGTTGTTCTCAAACTCCTCAAAAGTCATGTCTGCTGTAAAGTCTTCGATGTCTTGGGCAGCTTGCAGAATATCCTGAACTCTAAGTTGCCAATCTCTAGAAGGCATGGATCGTATCCCTTAAAACTGGCTCCCGTAAATGCTCTCTTAGGGCTTCCTCTAGACCTATATCAATCTTGCGTTGGAATAAATCTTCGAGAAAATAACGCACCTCGAAGATCTCGAATAGAGAAGGCTCCTCAAAAAATTCCACTAAAAAATCAATATCACTATCATCAGTGGCTTCATCCCTAGCAACAGAGCCAAATAACCGCAAGGATTTAACGCCCATTTTTTCTAATTCAGGACGATGTATAGCTAAAGTTTGCAGTACTTGTTCCGAGGCGATCGCCGCCATTGTTTTTCTTGGGGATGAATCAATATCAACCACATCCTAATATCTCTGAAGGGCGATCGCCTACTATTTTGGACTCATTAAAGTTCTTGAAAAACCCCATAGATTTGCAACAAACATCATTCCTTGGGGAAGGTCGCCGAAGGCGGGAAGGGGTTTCGATAGGTGTCGCAACTTACGAAAAAATCCTCACCACTCTCAAACTCAACGGTAGGTCACCAATTTAGGTCTCTGGTTCAATAGTGACATTTTCGTAGAGGGTATCGACGGAGCATTCAAATTCAATGCTGGGAACCATAAAGGTTTCGCCTTCACCATAGGAGCTATACAACCAAAATTTTTCGGTATCAGGTTGGCGTTGGTATAGCTCGACCAGGATTTTGTCAGAGGCGATTAAAAGATATTCTTGTAGGCTCGGAATCTGTCGATAGTATTTGAGTTTATCCGTGGTGTCGTATTTGCCAGTGCTAGGGGATAGGACTTCGATGATAACGGTAGGATATTGAATCAGTTTTTTGGCTTGTTGGTCTTCGGGGTGGCAACTGACAACAACATCGGGATAAAAATAACGGCTATTGGCTTTTGCCTGGACTTTTACATCTGAAATATTGACACGACAACTTTTCGGTTTGAGGTGGTCTTTGAGAGCGATTAAGAGGTTGACCGCCAGATCGTTATGGGGAATGGAGCCGCCTGTCATGGCAATGATTTCGCCATCGATGTATTCGTAGCGATTGTCCTGCTGTTCTTCCCAAATGAGGTATTCTTCAACAGTCATTTTTGGGATGGGATTGGTGGCGACAGTCATGATTTTGTTGGCAGCGAAATCTATGTTTAGTTTAGCTCGGTCTCTCTGCTCTTCCTCTAATAGAGTCCTTGCAAAAGCCCATAGACCTACAACAAACATCCTTCCTTGGGGAAGGTCGCCAAAGGCGGGAAGGGGTTTCGATAGGTGTCGCAACTGACGGAGAGCTGGCCCTAGTCGCCCTTCAAGAGTAAAAGTTAAGACTTATGCCAGAAGTCTAATGCATGAAATGCCTTGGTTCTCGGTGGGTTGCGGAATATGCGGATGACCCCTTCCGCCCTTCGGGCACCTTCCCTAGGGAAGGATGAGTAGAATATGGGGGTTGGTGTCGAAAAAAGTATTGGGTCGAGGGAAATCTATGGTTGCTGCGCGGTGGGTATGGGGTCTAGTCAGTAGTGCAGTCATGCTCGCAGGGAACGGCACAGCAACAGCTCAAGAACTTCAACAAACGCCTATTCTCCTCGCTCAATCAACTCAAAAGAGCGGCGATGAACTCTATGCCGAAGGTGATAAATTCTACTTCTTAGGTACTAGAGAAGGTTACGTCTCTCAAGCTCTGGCACAGTTGACCTCTTGCAAAAGAAGTGAGAGTAGGTAAAAAAGAGGAAAGTATCAGAGTCATAGCGATAGAAATGCCGACTTACGAACAGCTCCAACATTTATCTCCAGAACAATTCAGGAGAGCCTGTGGAGTTAAACTTCAGACTTTCAATCGTCTGGTAGAAGTCCTAGCAGAAGCTAAAGCAAAGCAAAAACCCGGTCGTCCCAGTGTTTTATCCCTGGAAAATCAGTTACTCCTCACCTTGGAATATCCGAGGGAATATCGCACTTATTTTCCTATCGCTCAATCATGGAGCATTCATGAATCAACAGTTTGTCGCATGGTGCAAAAAACAGAGAATACACTCATCAAAGAAACCGATTGCCACTGACCCGGCATGAAACAGCTCCATGGTTCAGAAGAGTTATCTCTAACAGTAGTGGTATGGATGCCACAGAACAGGCGATTGAAAAGCCCAAAAAAACAACATCTTTACTACTCAGGGAAAAAGAAGCATCATTCCCTTAAAGCTCAAATAGTTATTGCTTGGCAGTGGGCACAGATTATCTGTTGTGACTGTGAGAAAGGTAGCACCCATGACTTCAAACTACTCAAAAAGAGTAGAGTGCATTTTCAGCAGGGACAATTCTGCCTTGCCGACGCCGGATATCAAGGTCTACACAAGCGGCATCAGCGGAGTCTCACTCCTCACAAGAAGCCTAGAGGAGGAGAGTTGACTGCGAGCAGAAACAGGAGAATCAGCTCTTAGCAGCTCAAAGAATCATCATTGAGATGGTATAGCAGGCAAGGAGTGGGTTAAGACAGAATAGGATAGAAGCAATAAACATAGATGCCATGCCTGCTCCCCATAGTCTTGATTTACGCCTAAAAGCTGTTGCCGCCTTCGATAAAGGTGAACGAAAAAGTGATATCTGTCGCTTCTTTGGTATTAGCCGAAATACGCTAGACCTGTGGCTGAAACGACGAGAGAAAATCGGTTCAGTCGCTCCGAAGACAGATTACCGTCGAGGCCCTCAACCGAAGATTAATGATCTAGATGCTTTTCGTGCTTTTGCAGAGGAATATGGGCATCTAACCCAGAAGGAAATGGCGGAGAAATGGCCAGAGTCTATTAGTGATGCATCCAGACGTGAAGCTCTACGGAAAATTGAATTTACTCGAAAAAAAAGACCTATCGATATCAAGAGAGAGATAAAGAATTAGAAAAAGCATTTGTGGCACAACTGAAGCAGTATGGCCAAGAACGACTCGTATATATCGATGAAAGTGGATTTGATAATACCTTAGATTATGGGTATGGCTACTGCCATAAGTCAGAGAGGTTTATCGCAGAGAAGTTAGGTCATCGTACAGAACGAGTTAGCGTGATTGGAGGATGGCGAGAGGGAGAGCAGATAGCACCGATGGTATTTGAGGGCTATGCCAACAGCGCCTTAGTTTGCCAATGGGTAGAGGATTGCTTAGTGCCAGAGTTGATTCCGGGTCAAATTATTATTCTGGATAATGCCAGTGTTCATCCAAAGGAAAGAATACAAACATTGGTGGCGAAGGCAGGATGTGAAGTGATATTTTTGCCACCCTACTCACCACACCTGAACAAGATAGAGAAGTTTTGGGGGAGGTTAAAGAAGGAGATAAGTAAGCTCATCAAGAAGACTGAGGATTTGTTCGATGCCATCAGAATAGCCTTCTGTTCTATGTCCTAACCTTCTCCTTCGCTGCTATATTCAGAATGCTCAAAAGATTTCGTATATTATCCAGTCGATATCGTAACCGCCGTCGGAGATGGGGATTAAGACTTAATCTCATTGCTGGTCTCTACAATTTTGAATTGCCATAACCTTTTGCAAGAGGTCAAGTGATTTTTGGTCTGCTTATGGCCTCATCTTCCCGAGCAAACGTCATCGATTCGTAAGCAAAGAGACAGGAAAGACAAGTTATATTGAGCGATTCAACCGTACTTTGAGGCAAAGAGTTTTGCGCTTGGTGAGAAAGACTTTATCCTTTTCTAAGCAAGTCGCAAACCACATTGGAGCTATTTGGCTTTTTGTTCATCACTACAACTCATCCTTACCTCTTTAGGACTACCAAATCTGGCACTTCAGGCGATCAACCTAGCGGAATTTACGCAGCATTTATCGAACATAAAGACTTTTCAGACAACCTCTTAGGTAAACCTTTGTCACTAACAGATTCATTTAGACTATATAGTAGAGCTAATAAAAAAATAGATCTGCTGTATGATTTGATGCATGGTAATGGGCGAGATTGACAACTTAGATCATGGTTGCTGAAAGTGAGAAGGTGATCATCTTTTTATTAGAAAATTAACTATCTTTTTTAAAATAATTTGCAGTTTTATTTCGACTTGATATATGTCAACAAAATTTAAATCAAACATTGAAAGATGTTGATTTTTTTAAGCTTCTAAGATTATTCCTAGTAGGTTTGAATGATTTGCTTTAGAACAGGATATTTTGATGAAACTACATGCCACAATTAAAGTTGCTTCCCCAATGTTGTTATCCTTTTTCTTGGGTTTTAATATACAAAGACTTAATGCAGATGAAAAAGAGATTCGATATCAAAATTTTGAACTATTTCATTCCATCATAGAAAAAGATTATCCGGAACGAAAATTTCCTATTTATGATTATGCCCCAACAATCATGAAAGAAGGTGACTTATTTAAAATGTGGTGGCTAGGCCGCTCCACTGTTATCATTCCTGATCGTCAAGAAGATAATATCTTTTATGCCGAATCAACTAATGGTATTAACTGGTCAGAACCTCTTAATGTAATGCCTCCAGGTCATAATAATCCAAGTCTATATGGTTATTATGTTGGTAATCCAAGTGTTATTAAAGTTGGGGATATTTATCATATGTATATTAGTGCTGGAAACGGAGGTCAGTCTGCTCTAGGAGAATCAGTTCCTGTGAATGCAATTGGATACACAACAAGTAAAGATGGAATTAATTGGCAAGATATAAAAATCATTCTAGAGCCTTTTTTACTTAAAAATATATGCTGTGGTAGTTATGGTGCTGGTGAGCCTTCTGTTGTATTTCTCAATGGTTTTTTTTATATGGCCTATATAGATTCGACGGGCCAAGTCTCAAATCCAGTAAATGGATCTGGTGTTTATATGATTCGTTCCTCAACTGCTGATTTTTCTGAGCATGTAGAAGTTGTAACTGGTTATGGTGATTTTGTTGATTTAACAGCAGAAAATGAGACTCAATATCTATGGAAAGATAATACAAATGGTGGTGAATTTGCTTGGAGTGATGAGCTAGAAAGTTTTTTGTATTTGCGAGGTGGAACATCGAGTTTTTTGTTGGCAGATAGCAATTTGAAAATTCTTCAGGAGTTAGAATTTCCTGTCCCAAAAAATGGCTGGAGGGAAGAAAATACATTTGTGAGAACGCCCCAAGGTCATCTGTTAGATTTAGGTTTAGAGGATGGTATTGACGTCTTTGTTGTTGGAGGATATGTCACTCCTGATGTTGAGATAGATTCTGACTATTGGCCTAGCAATTTAGATATTTGGTGGACTGATTTTCAGGCTGTTAGATTCACTTTGCTCCAGGAAAATCAATCTGCAAATAATCATTTAGCCTTAAGGGTAAAGCATTTGAATAATGGCTGTCCTCAGGGATATCAAACAGTTGCGTCAATGGCTGAAATGTTAATTGATGCAGATGGCTATGATTTATCAGATGGTCAACAAAGCTGGGTACTCTGTAGTCTAATCATTGAGGAGTCTCACCCGAATCTGGTTACTCTTAAACATCTAAGTAATAATTGTCCGAACGGGTATGAGCGGATTGCTTTTTTAGAAAATCTGTATATCAAAGCGGATGGTTTTGATCTCGAAAAGCCTCAATATTGGATGGTTTGTACTTTGCAAAAAAATGGACGTAGTGTTGTCCTTTTAAAGGATGCTAAGAATGATTGTCCTTCTTCATATACAAGCTCAGCATTGTTGCATTCGATTCCAGCAAGAGCTGATAGAGTAAGTTTTGATCCACCAAGAGACTGGAAACTTTGTACTCTCTCGCTTGATGTGGAATAGAGAAAGAGAGTTTGAGTTTGTGCATCCTTGATGTGAGCTTGTCTTGGTAACTGAAATTTCAGGCGATCGCCCTTCTAGTATTCCAATAGTTTTTCGAGGAAGATCGCTTTACCGTAAATTGGGTTCAAGCCATAGCTTGCAAAGCCAAACCTTTCGTAAGCATTGAGAGCTGGATAGTTTTTGTCGAGGACTTCTAAAGTGATTTTGCAGGCATTTTTCGAGCGGGCAATTTTTTCGATTTCGCTGAGGAGTAACTGACTTACCCCCTGCCGCCGAAAGTCTGCATGGACAATCAAGTCATGGATATTAATTAAGGGTTTGGCTTTAAAGGTCGAAAAAACATGAAAGGCATTCGCTAGTCCTGCTGGTTTTTCGTCGGCATAACACAGGATTGAAAAAGCATGGGGAATTTTGGCTAAACGGGATACTAAATGAGTTTTGACATCTTCGGTTAAACCTTTGCCGCCACCAGATTCGCCCGACGCATAGTGATCTAAGAGAAAGACGAGATCTGCTGCATGGTTCGGGTCATTGTAATCGACGAGAGTGGTGGTGAAAGTCATGGCTGTAAAAAGGTTTCAGTATTGGTAACGTCATCAAGATGGCGGCGATCACCTTTTAGGATAGGGCACAAGAACGATAGCTGTGATGTGACGAACCATGCCTGAGTTTAGCCTCTGCTCCAATCCCCAATGTGCTCTCCCCAATAATGAGCTAACCGCCACGGACTGCGTGAGTTGTGGTGAAAGTCTTTTGTTGAATGGTCAATATCGCATTGTGGAGCTGTTGGGGCAAGGAGGCTTTGGGCGAACATTTAAAGCAATTGATGAAGAGCATCCGCAGAAAAAGTATTGTGCGATTAAGCAATTTTTACCGCAGCAGGTGCAGGCAAAAGAAAAGGTGATTGAATTGTTTGAGCAGGAGGCAAAACGTCTACAAACTCTCGGCAATCATAATCAAATTCCAGCACTCTATGATTATTTTCAGGTAGGCGATCGCCAATATTTAGTCCAAGAATTTATCGATGGCAAAAACTTGGCGCAAGAGCTGGAGGAACTCGGCAAATTTACGGCGGCAGACATCACGAAATTATTAAAAGAGTTGTTGCCAGTGTTGCGGATTATCCATCGCCGTCAGGTGATTCATCGCGACATTAAACCCGAAAATATTATTCGTCGTACACCGACAAAGGCCACTGAAAAATCGACTTTGGTTCTCGTGGATTTTGGGGCATCGAAACATGCGACCGAAACTACCCTCGGCAAAACAGGAACCATGATCGGCTCTGCGGCTTTTATTGCGCCAGAACAAGTGCGAGGAAAAGCAACGTTTGCGAGTGATCTGTATAGTTTGGGAGTCACTTGTATTCATCTGCTCACGGCGATCGCCCCCTTTGATTTGCT from [Leptolyngbya] sp. PCC 7376 includes:
- the hemB gene encoding porphobilinogen synthase, whose amino-acid sequence is MRPRRLRQTDSLRRMVREANLTANDMIYPVFVMEGENTKQEITSMPGSFRYTLDLLLEELKEVSELGIPAIALFPLVAEDLKDNAGTESYNPNGLVPRAVKAIKAAFPDLTVITDIALDPYSNQGHDGIVENGEILNDETVAILVKQALSHAEAGADIVAPSDMMDGRIGAIRQGLDAAGWTNVGILAYSAKYASAYYGPFRDALDSAPKFGDKKTYQMDPANSGEAIKEVELDIMEGADIVMVKPALSYMDIIYRVKEISSLPVAVYNVSGEYAMVKAAALNGWIDEKKVVLETLTSFKRAGADLILTYHAKDAVRWLAE
- a CDS encoding tetratricopeptide repeat protein, whose translation is MGASNIGEAIYNYQHALNLFSEQPDLQSLLETLYSRDRLCYELKDSPPISVGYQDQLSHLDHDLKQQANLICETIDLKPIRDSLNPPVDSWWWFPENFLKPHEQDQYDWVWRSSTLVGWTVNLALLTDITSKFVSGGLGFGGAGAIIFPSLLTLVKARGDLTDVGQDSLRGLFTKLGIKSQWREEATTISTWALLLVIFGFWTSLPQISKLYNYLGYRAEESGDISTAEQNFKRAIALDEDNTDAHYNLGNLYEDLRKTDAAKAQYEIAVKADPKSADSSVAFAQNNLARLLILDEDYSNAVVLLRQGLDNLDQTAENEEQQQSLQYSLSKNLGWARYKQGLNNQADNYLQIASSLKPDKAPAYCLQAQNYQVEEREEEAIAAWEKCRDLADPTQPDQDRWLVMAHKALDGSASNTTEESQTQ
- a CDS encoding DUF4278 domain-containing protein, giving the protein MTLSYRGIRFNQGSTVVESTEGQTIGKYRGSELHAQEPKQKITVVQHTNLKYRGASY
- a CDS encoding DUF86 domain-containing protein, with protein sequence MPSRDWQLRVQDILQAAQDIEDFTADMTFEEFENNKMVVQSVFYNFVIIGEASNNIPDEIKMRDASIPWRIMGDMRNVMAHEYFQVSLRVVWQTVHRSLPPVITKLQDLIA
- a CDS encoding nucleotidyltransferase family protein — encoded protein: MASEQVLQTLAIHRPELEKMGVKSLRLFGSVARDEATDDSDIDFLVEFFEEPSLFEIFEVRYFLEDLFQRKIDIGLEEALREHLREPVLRDTIHAF
- a CDS encoding Uma2 family endonuclease, whose protein sequence is MTVATNPIPKMTVEEYLIWEEQQDNRYEYIDGEIIAMTGGSIPHNDLAVNLLIALKDHLKPKSCRVNISDVKVQAKANSRYFYPDVVVSCHPEDQQAKKLIQYPTVIIEVLSPSTGKYDTTDKLKYYRQIPSLQEYLLIASDKILVELYQRQPDTEKFWLYSSYGEGETFMVPSIEFECSVDTLYENVTIEPET
- a CDS encoding transposase family protein yields the protein MPTYEQLQHLSPEQFRRACGVKLQTFNRLVEVLAEAKAKQKPGRPSVLSLENQLLLTLEYPREYRTYFPIAQSWSIHESTVCRMVQKTENTLIKETDCH
- a CDS encoding transposase family protein, which codes for MKQLHGSEELSLTVVVWMPQNRRLKSPKKQHLYYSGKKKHHSLKAQIVIAWQWAQIICCDCEKGSTHDFKLLKKSRVHFQQGQFCLADAGYQGLHKRHQRSLTPHKKPRGGELTASRNRRISS
- a CDS encoding N-acetyltransferase; the encoded protein is MTFTTTLVDYNDPNHAADLVFLLDHYASGESGGGKGLTEDVKTHLVSRLAKIPHAFSILCYADEKPAGLANAFHVFSTFKAKPLINIHDLIVHADFRRQGVSQLLLSEIEKIARSKNACKITLEVLDKNYPALNAYERFGFASYGLNPIYGKAIFLEKLLEY